The sequence below is a genomic window from Kitasatospora kifunensis.
AACCTGGCGGAGCTCGACCCGCAGGCGTACGACCTGGTCTTCTACCCGGGTGGCCACGGCCCGATGGAGGACCTCGCCGTGGACGAGGCCTCCGGTCGGCTGCTCACCCGGGCACTGGACTCGGGCAAGCCGCTGGGCGTGGTCTGCCACGCCCCCGCCGCGCTGCTCGCCGCCCGCCGTGAGGACGGCAGCTGGCCCTTCGCCGGCTACCGGATGACCGCCTTCAGCAACGCCGAGGAGCAGGCGGTGGGCCTGGCCGCCGGCGCCAAGTGGCTGGTCCAGGACCGCCTGGTCGAGCTGGGCGCCGACTTCGTGGAGGCCGCGCCGTTCACGCCGCACACCGTGATCGACCGCAACCTCTACACCGGCCAGAACCCGGGCTCCTCGGCCGAGTTGGCTCGCACCCTGGTCGCCGCCGTGGCCACCGACCCGGCCACCGTGGTGGCGCGCCTGCGTGCCACCTTCGCCACCGGCCGGACCAGGACGCTCAGTTGGCGGCTCGCCCAGCTCGGTGCGCTGCGCGCGCTGCTCACCGAGCAGTCCGAGGCCCTGCTGGCCGCGCTCCACGCCGACCTGGGCAAGAGCGCGACCGAGGCCTACCGCGGCGAGGTCGGCTTCACGCTGAACGAAATCGACCACACCGTGGAGCACTTGGAGCAGTGGCTGCGCCCGCGGTCGGCCGCCGTCCCCGGCGCCTTCCTGCCCGCCGAGGCCCAGGTGGTGCGTGACCCGCTCGGCGTGGTGCTGATCATCGCGCCGTGGAACTACCCGCTGCAGCTGGCCCTCGCCCCGCTGGTGGGCGCCCTCGCGGCGGGCAACACCGCCGTGGTCAAGCCCAGCGAGCTCACCCCGGCGACCTCCGCGGCGATCGCCCGCCTGCTGCCGCGCTACCTGGACCGGGAGGCCGTGGCCGTGCTGGAGGGCGGCGTGCCGGAGACCACCGCACTCCTGGAGCAGCGCTTCGACCACATCTTCTACACCGGCAACGGCCAGGTCGGCCGGATCGTCATGACGGCCGCCGCCAAGCACCTGACCCCGGTCACCCTGGAACTCGGCGGCAAGAGCCCCGTGGTGGTCGAGCCCGGCGCCGATCTCGCGGTCACCGCCCAGCGGGTGGCGCGCGGCAAGTTCCAGAACGCCGGGCAGACCTGCGTGGCCCCCGACTACATCCTCGCCATCGGCGACACCGCCACCGCACTGGAGGCGCACCTGACCGAGGCCGTGCAGGCGCTGTACGGGGCGGACCCGGCCGACAGCCCGGAGTACGGACGGATCGTCAACGAGCGCCACCACGACCGGCTCACCGCCCTGCTCGGCGACGGCCGGACCGTCACCGGCGGCGGCCACGACCGCGCCGAGCGCTACCTCGCGCCGACCGTGCTGGCCGAGGTCTCCCCCGAGGCGCCCGTGATGCAGTCGGAGATCTTCGGCCCGATCCTGCCGATCATCGCCGTACCCGACCTGGATGCCGCGATCGCCTTCATCAACGAGCGCGACAAGCCGCTCGCGCTGTACGCCTTCACCGAGTCGGAGCAGACCAAGCAGCGGCTGGCGGCCGAGACCTCCTCGGGCGGCCTCGTCTTCGGCCTCACGGTCTCCCACCTGGCCGTGCCCGAGCTGCCGTTCGGCGGCGTGGGCGAGAGCGGGATGGGCCGCTACCACGGCGAGTACTCGATCGACACGTTCAGCCACGCCAAGGCCGTCTTCGACAAGCCCCTCGGCTGACCCGGCGGTTGGCCGCAGCGTACGTCGAACCGCCGACAGCGATACTGCGGCGGCTGCACTGCGGCGGCTGCGAGAAGATACCGGTCCCCGGTCGAGCGATCGGCCGGGGACCACCAACCCTCAAGGAAGGCAAACCGATGAGCACACCGCACCGATCGGACCAGGACCCGGCCGCCGTCGACCACCCCGCGGCCGTCGCGGCGCAGACCGCCCGCTTCGTCAGCGTGGTCAAGGGCGCCGACCTGGCCACCCCGGTACCGTCCTGTCCCGAGTGGACGCTGGCCGACCTGCTCCAGCACACCGGCAGCGTCCACCGCTGGTTCTCCGTGCTGCTGCACCAGCGCCTCCAGGAGCGGCCGACCAGCCGGGACGTCGACCTGCAGCTGCCGGCCCAACCCGAGGGCTACGTCGACTGGTTGGCCGCGAGCGCGGAGGTGGCCGCCGAGGCCTTCACCGCCACCGCCGGCGACACCCCGATGTGGGCGTGGGGCGCCGACCAGCACGCCCGGTTCTGGGCTCGCCGGATGCTGTTCGAGACCCTGGTCCACCGGGTGGACGCGGAGCTCGCGTTGGGCATCCGATCGGAGATCGACACTGCGCTCGCGGTGGACGGTGTGGACGAGTTCCTGGTGAACCTGCCCTTCGCCTCCTTCTTCGCCCCCAAGACCGCGAACCTGCGCGGCAGCGACCGGTCCATCCGGTTCAGCTGCACCGACGCGGACCGCGACTGGCTGGTGCGCCTGCGCCCCGACGGCTTCGGCCTGGAGGCGAACGACGCCGGCGCCACGGACTCGCCCGCCGACGCGACCGTGCGCGGCAGCGCCGCGGACCTGCTGCTGCTCGCGTACGGCCGCCTGGACCGCGCGGACAAGCGCTTCGAGGTTCACGGGGACCAGGAGCTGCTCGCGCACTGGTTCACCAACTCCGCGTTCTGAGGCGCCGAGTTCAGCGGCTCCAGGCTTCTGAGGCACCGGGCTTGCCTCTGAGACAGCCTCCGCCCCGTCCGCGTCGCGCACCGAGCGCCGACGCGGGCGGGGCGCCCTGGTTCCTACAGGGCGTCCAGGAATTCCCCGAGGAGCCTGTTGAAGAGCGCGGGGCGTTCCATGTTGGGGTAGTGCCCGGTGCCCTCGATGGTGGTCGTGCGCCCGTCGGCGACGGTGCACGTGAGCCGCTCGGCCATCCGCAGATTGTCGTCCCCGTCGATGGCGCCGTTGATGGCCAGCACCGGCACCGCGATCTGCGCCGCCCGCTGCCAGGTGTCGCGCACCGGCATCCGCCAGTCCGGTTCGGCGGCGGTGTGCTTGCCGATGGTGGTCCTGCCCATCTGACGCAGCCGCGACACGATCTCGCCCGGGACCTCGTCGAGCGAGCGGTGCGGCCCGGCGGCAAGGAGCATGAACGCCGCCAGCCAAGCCTCGATGTCGCCGGCCCTCAACGCGCGCTCCCACTCGGTGAACACCCCGATGAACCAAGGGTGCTGGAAGTCGGGCTCGCTGGTGCCGACGCCGCTGACCACCACCGCGCGCACCAGTTCCGGGTACTCCAGCGCGGTGTCGACGGCGATGCCCCCACCCATGGACAGTCCCACCAGGACCGCGGGACCGAGTTCCAGGTGGCGCAGCAGCGCGGCCACGTCGTCGGCCTGGCGGAACAGCCGGCTC
It includes:
- a CDS encoding maleylpyruvate isomerase family mycothiol-dependent enzyme translates to MSTPHRSDQDPAAVDHPAAVAAQTARFVSVVKGADLATPVPSCPEWTLADLLQHTGSVHRWFSVLLHQRLQERPTSRDVDLQLPAQPEGYVDWLAASAEVAAEAFTATAGDTPMWAWGADQHARFWARRMLFETLVHRVDAELALGIRSEIDTALAVDGVDEFLVNLPFASFFAPKTANLRGSDRSIRFSCTDADRDWLVRLRPDGFGLEANDAGATDSPADATVRGSAADLLLLAYGRLDRADKRFEVHGDQELLAHWFTNSAF
- a CDS encoding aldehyde dehydrogenase family protein, whose product is MTSALFVVTGAAQWTLADGTAHPTGFWAEELAEPHRIFTEAGFEITIATPGGVAAPVDQGSLSAAANGGAAGGGQEKAEWLATYLEAIRADLEHPANLAELDPQAYDLVFYPGGHGPMEDLAVDEASGRLLTRALDSGKPLGVVCHAPAALLAARREDGSWPFAGYRMTAFSNAEEQAVGLAAGAKWLVQDRLVELGADFVEAAPFTPHTVIDRNLYTGQNPGSSAELARTLVAAVATDPATVVARLRATFATGRTRTLSWRLAQLGALRALLTEQSEALLAALHADLGKSATEAYRGEVGFTLNEIDHTVEHLEQWLRPRSAAVPGAFLPAEAQVVRDPLGVVLIIAPWNYPLQLALAPLVGALAAGNTAVVKPSELTPATSAAIARLLPRYLDREAVAVLEGGVPETTALLEQRFDHIFYTGNGQVGRIVMTAAAKHLTPVTLELGGKSPVVVEPGADLAVTAQRVARGKFQNAGQTCVAPDYILAIGDTATALEAHLTEAVQALYGADPADSPEYGRIVNERHHDRLTALLGDGRTVTGGGHDRAERYLAPTVLAEVSPEAPVMQSEIFGPILPIIAVPDLDAAIAFINERDKPLALYAFTESEQTKQRLAAETSSGGLVFGLTVSHLAVPELPFGGVGESGMGRYHGEYSIDTFSHAKAVFDKPLG
- a CDS encoding alpha/beta fold hydrolase, with the protein product MIDDVVRTADSDLCSFETGDGHLVYRDTGVGQPVVLLHGGFLDHRMWDDQVPALAARYRVIAPDTRGHGGSANASRLFRQADDVAALLRHLELGPAVLVGLSMGGGIAVDTALEYPELVRAVVVSGVGTSEPDFQHPWFIGVFTEWERALRAGDIEAWLAAFMLLAAGPHRSLDEVPGEIVSRLRQMGRTTIGKHTAAEPDWRMPVRDTWQRAAQIAVPVLAINGAIDGDDNLRMAERLTCTVADGRTTTIEGTGHYPNMERPALFNRLLGEFLDAL